One window of the Streptomyces sp. TS71-3 genome contains the following:
- a CDS encoding Gfo/Idh/MocA family protein, translating to MSLTSAKPLRTAIVGTGNIARQHAESLQRLTEETGGVELVAAADTDPDRLAGFTSEFSIAGYADTHALLAAEHVDLVHICTPPGAHTSVALAVLEAGGHVVLEKPATLTLAEFDRLAEAEGATGRYVATVSQHRFGSGVQRLRGLLESGAAGRPLLALCDTTWYRDQAYFDVEWRGRWDTEGGGPTMGHGIHQMDTVLSVLGPWTSVSAVARRQARVTDTEDVSLAHVAFENGAVASVVNSVVSPREESYLRFDFEYATVEVRHLYGYTDTDWTVTAAPGYEEQVKAAWTAGPADVRSEHLAQFRAIAAALHEGEAPPVTTTDARRTLQLVAGVYASAFGRTPIAPADLGPGSPHYALMQGDGPVW from the coding sequence TTGTCCCTCACATCAGCCAAGCCGCTGCGCACCGCCATCGTCGGAACCGGGAACATCGCGCGCCAGCACGCCGAGTCGTTGCAGCGGCTCACCGAGGAGACGGGCGGGGTCGAGCTGGTCGCGGCCGCCGACACCGACCCGGACCGGCTCGCCGGGTTCACCTCGGAGTTCTCCATCGCCGGGTATGCCGACACGCACGCGCTGCTCGCCGCGGAGCACGTCGACCTGGTGCACATCTGCACCCCGCCCGGCGCCCACACGTCCGTGGCGCTCGCCGTGCTGGAGGCGGGCGGGCACGTGGTCCTGGAGAAGCCCGCGACGCTGACCCTGGCCGAGTTCGACCGCCTGGCCGAGGCGGAGGGCGCCACGGGCCGGTACGTGGCCACCGTCTCCCAGCACCGGTTCGGCTCCGGCGTGCAGCGGCTGCGCGGCCTGCTGGAGTCGGGCGCCGCGGGACGGCCGCTGCTCGCCCTGTGCGACACCACCTGGTACCGCGACCAGGCGTACTTCGACGTCGAGTGGCGGGGCCGCTGGGACACCGAGGGCGGCGGCCCCACCATGGGGCACGGCATCCACCAGATGGACACCGTGCTCTCGGTGCTCGGCCCCTGGACGTCCGTCAGCGCGGTGGCGCGCCGGCAGGCCCGCGTGACGGACACCGAGGACGTCTCGCTCGCCCATGTCGCCTTCGAGAACGGGGCGGTCGCCTCCGTCGTCAACAGCGTCGTCTCGCCGCGCGAGGAGAGCTACCTCCGCTTCGACTTCGAGTACGCCACCGTCGAGGTGCGCCACCTGTACGGCTACACCGACACCGACTGGACCGTCACCGCCGCGCCCGGGTACGAGGAGCAGGTCAAGGCCGCCTGGACGGCCGGTCCCGCGGACGTCCGCAGCGAGCACCTGGCGCAGTTCCGGGCCATCGCCGCGGCGCTGCACGAGGGCGAGGCCCCGCCCGTGACCACCACCGACGCCCGACGCACCCTCCAGCTCGTCGCCGGCGTCTACGCGTCCGCGTTCGGCCGCACCCCGATCGCGCCCGCCGACCTCGGTCCCGGCTCTCCCCACTACGCGCTGATGCAGGGGGACGGGCCCGTCTGGTGA